Genomic window (Canis lupus baileyi chromosome 38, mCanLup2.hap1, whole genome shotgun sequence):
ccccccgcagccacCCCtgcagccaccccccacccccagaagagtTGGCCTCGCAGAGGCCGGAGCCTTGTGCTGACCCGCCTGCTGCCTCGAGCACCCCGGGGGACCCCGGCCTGGGGGGAGCACCCCGCGGACCCCCAGAGCCCCAGCACCCCCATGCCGCTCAGGCGGCCGTCTGCTGCAGCCAGGGCGACCAGCAAGGGACCCCTAAAGGTGAACCTGGACCTGCAAGGACACGAGAGGCCGTGGCCAGATACAAGGGAGCCGGACTGGGGGCCTAGTGCGCCGGTGAGCCTGGCAGGGACGGTGCCCCGAGGGCTGCGCAGGGAGCGGGagcagcaacccccccccccccgcccccgccgccccgtgGGGGTGCTGGGCTCCCGCCCTCTCAGCAATTTCCCGCTTGCTGCTGCTCCTCCACCGCCGGAGCCAGGAGGCCATAGGGAGGGCAGGCCGGGGCTGGGGAGCCCTTTGAGAAGCCACCTGCGTGGTACCCGGTGTCCCCCGGTTCCTGCCCGCCGCCCGAGAAGCACCCCCAGGCTAGGAGACCGACCCTAGCCCCCGGCCTACTTGATTCCTCCCCATCTGCACGTGGTTGACATCTTCATAAACCGTCAGAGGCTCTCCCCGGCAGGCCGCTGTGGGAGGAAAGCAGCAAAGACAGAGCTGGAGAGACTTCCAGAGGGTATCCCATCCAGGCTTCTGCTTCCTCCAGTCCCACCTCCGTCCCAGGTGGCCGAGACCTTGAGGAAGGTTCTAGAAAGGAGGCAGATTAGCGCTCTCCCCAGGGTACCCACAGGGCGTGGGAGCAGCAACCACCCGACACACTTACTGCACCGGGCGGGCAGGTCCCCCACAACCCAGCACCTGCAGCTAAACCGGCCCATGAGGCTGTGGACATCCCGAGGGCCCCGAAGGTGTGACGTGGGAGCCAGGGCCCAGCATCTGCTGCTGCGGGTCCCCGAATATGCACAGCCATGTCCCAACGCTCCAGAGGCAAAGCAGGTGCTGTGGTCTCAGGCTCACGGCCCCGGGGGCGTCAGGTCAGCAGCAGCACCTCCTGGGGACCCTCCACTTACCTGACTGCcgcttcttcctcctccacacACAGAAGCAGGTGAGGGTGACCAGGAACAGTATGAGTAGACAAATGCCGACGATCACCAGAAAGTACACGAAGTTGTCTTCTAGGGACCGGAAAGCACAAGGCCCGAGCTGTCAGCCCGCCTCCCTGCTTCGCACCTGTGCAAACCTGCACTCCCCTCTCACGCCCCACGAATTCATCAGGCCAGCTCTCTCTGTGGTTGAGTGACCTCCCCTGAGTGATGCTAAGAGCACGGATCTTAATATCTGGCAGGCCTGGCTCTGTGCCCTTGGGCAacttccttaacctctctgagcctccgtttTCTCACTTCTAAAAGGAGATGATGTTATCTGCACAAGGGGGTTGATTGTATGAcctaatatatgtaaagcatctGGCACAGCAAATGTGACAACTGTCCATCCTTTTAACTCACCAAAACCTATTGCaccccactctgtgccaggcaagCCCCCACTTTCCCCTTCCTGCcactcctctgctcttcctcatTTGAACTTCTACATTTAATATCTGTGTCACACATGTGGTCGTAGGAGCCCACGGACcggggagaagggaaaggaattaCGTGTTCCAAGTGCTAGCTGAGGCTCTTCACAAACAGAACCTCATCTAATCTTACCAGCAATCCTGGGAGGTACCTattatcactcccattttacccaagagaaaaattgaggcccagagagggtaagGAATGTGCCTGAGATCGCAGAGCTAGTGAATAACGAAACCATAGCTGACATGACCCAAAAGCCAGCGGTCCTTGTCCCTCCAAATCACTTCAGCTTGGTTCTCTTTTGCCCAGGAATGTCTGGTTTTGTCACCCCTATTTAACTGTAAGTTCCTTAAAGACAGGGACAGCAAGTAGGTTTTTCCCTGTAATGCCTATGCTGACACATTAAGTATTTATCTCATAAAAATTGGTGCAAACTTAACGCGAGATAAGTCTTAGGATGAGCATAAGCAATAAATCAAGAAGTCTTCCAGAAACCCCTGTGATCATCCTGATGTTCCCACGACCCAGGGCACTGTTGTACACCATAGTTACCCCTTGGGGAACTACGTGGCTTGGGGGAGTTGTCCCTCTAGGAGGAGGAAGCAGGTCTCCAGCAGTCTCTCAGAGGAAGGAAGTGATGATGGTCAGTAGCCATGGCAGGGCTGTGACCCACCCACCAAATAACTAAGCCTTCCCTCCATGAAGAAAGACTTGCATCTCCTAGGAGATTCTTGATGGGGATAAAATTCTTCCCAGACTAAGACAGGCCTGGTTTATGGGAACCTTGTGCCCAGAGACCAGAACCACCCCAGGGAGGGGCGGCAAGGCCCTTGAGGAGGCAGCCGAGAGATCTTATACCCAAGTATCTCCTGAAGGGTCCAACACCTTCAACCCTATTAGTCCAGTGTCCCACTTACGCTTGCTGGCAGTCGGACAGCCCTGGGTGAGTCTGAGGGTGTGGTTTGCCGAGCTGACTGGATTGCTGACGTTGCAGGTATATATGTATGAGTCATTGACAACCTGCTCTTCTGATCTGGTGAGATTCATTTCTGTCTGGATCAGCTCACTCCCTCTATACCAAGCATAGCTCACGTTACCACTGCTCGAGACCGAGCAGGACAGAAACAGTTGACATGTATCTCCTTCCAGGACCCTCCACTCCTTCAGTATTTGGGGCATCTCTATATGATCTGGAAGCAGAGATTCTGATCAGAAAGGTGCTGGAGTAAGAACCCTacaggaggcagggggcaggctgAGCTGTCCTAGGGACTCACCAAATATAGAAACCTGGAAGTAGTGATTATCCACCTTCCCATTCTCATCAGTCACCTCCAGGTTGTAGCAGCCACTGTGGTTCAGCCGAACTGCCTTGATGAGAAGCGCTAAGTTCTCGGTTGTAAAACTGAGTTTACTGTCGAAATGATTACTAGTCTGCGGTACGTATTTGACATCAGACCCATTCTTCCAAGTCAGTATCACGGAAAATTCCGAAGCTAAGTACCACTTCACCTTCCATTGAGCAGAGTTTATGTGCTTTGTCGGCACCCCGAGGGGCTGTAAGAAGAGTTGCTGTCCTGAGAGTCCAACCACACGTTCAGCAGAACCTAAGGATtccagaaaagagaacccaggCTGGAGGTGGCAGGAAGGGTATCCGCCCAGAGCACTGCAGGCAGTTGGATGTGGCTTCCCTTGAGCCAAGAGGGTGGGGCTGTTTGGGGAGATCAGAGCCTAAGAGAACCTGAAGGTGTACTTCGCTTTCCTGTCTCCTCTCTCCCCAAACTCTGTGTCCCTCATCTGAAGGAGCCCACCAGCcagtaataatagctaaaaatctCCTGACCTCTTACTGTGGGGCAGCAGGTTTTAAACACTTTCTAGGTTTTAACCATGTTTAACTACGTATTTTAACAATGaccctaaggaaaaaaaacaaaaacaaaaacaaaaacaaaaacaaaaaaaaaatgaccctaaGAGagttttatccccattttacaggtggaaaaaaaaaaatgagtagaaagaACTTGAAACTAACTAGCCCAAGTTACACAGTGAGAAAGATGAGCTTGAAATCCGGCCAGTTTAGCTGTAGAGGACGACTTCTTAACCACAATGGTTTGAACGTGGTATCCGACATTCCTCCCTCCCCGCAGTGCTGAGATGACCACTAGCGGCCTGTGGTGACTGCTGGAAATTCTGAATGGCCAACGAACCTTCTAACCTGAATTCATAGCTCCTTCTTCTGTCCTCCCACAGAACTAGATTCATAATCCTCTCTTGTAGCACTTAGCACATCAAACTGTGATCATTAGTCATTAACGTTTGCCAGCTTTTGAGTCACTAGAAAGTCTCCACAGGGATTGCTCCCTTAAgaataattagagaaaaataaaactacatggCCTTGATATATCCCGCATTTGTCCTCTCTAGAGATCAAGATGTGTGCTAAAAAAATAAGGGTGTGATATAGAGCTGCTAGTTATTGCTTACCGAGGAAAGCCCAGTCAGTAAAGAAAAATGGAGGTTTCAGCGGCCACTTTTAGCAAGCAATAGTGGATGCAGGAAATACAAAGTTTTGCCAGGGAGCATCAGAAAGAATTTAGAAGAAGAATGGGAGATGGGGATTGTTATACAAACAGATCTGTTAAAATCGAGGACAGGACGTTAAGAGGATAGCAATGGAGAGAAGGATTTTTAGATCTTCACATACATTATAAACGCGCTCACTCCCAACCACACCTTCATCCTGGCATTTCCTCAGAAGCCAGAGTAAATAATTAAGAGAATTATTTGGTTGATAGACTGTGTTTCTTTAATCTTGACTCTGAAGAATAAAACACATAGGgttccagggcacctggctggctagtcagtagagcacgcaagtcttgatcttggggtcgtacGTTCAAGTCTTAcacgggtgtagagattacttagaaaaaaaatctttgaaaaaacaaacaagagcaTCTGGGaagctcagtcggttgaatgtctgccttaggctcaggtcatgatcccagggtcctgagatagagcccccatgtcggtctccctgctcagtggagagtctgcttctccctctccctctgctgctccccctgcttgtctcctctctctctctctctctctctttctctctctcaaataaataaataaattctaaaacaaaacaaaacacatgggGTTCCTATTCATATTTCCATGATTTGAACTGGCTCTGCCCTTTGCTAAACCAGAAACAGAGACTGTGTCTTTGTCTCCCATAGttctatatatatgaaaataggTCAACAGGCACAATCAAGCATTACACAAAGATCCTGAAAACAATCCCCACTGGTTACAATCCCCAGTGTAACCAGGGCCCTGAAGAGTTGTGGCCTCTTTGTGTACAAGACATGGTTCCCTACTCCAGAGAATTTGTGATCCAAAAGCAGAAAACACTTTTACTCCACAATATATACTTAATAGTTGAGATAGATAATCAtctaaaggggtgcctgggtggctcaagcggttaagggtctgccttcaactcaggccatgattttcagggtcctgggatagagccccgcatggggctccctgctcagcggggagtcagcttctctctctccctctgcccctcacccccattcgtgctctctctctctctcactctactctctctcccaaataaataaaatcttttaaaagattttaaaaacaatcattttaaaaaacaatcatttaATGACTTCTAATTATGATAATGAAGACCACATTAAGACATGCTAACCAACCCTCCCATGgagaataaccaaaaaaaaaaaaaaaaaaattggcaaaatataaaaGCATGTTGCTAAAGGCATCAGGGAGCTAATAAAGTAGTGAAATACTATGAGGCCAAGATCTGGAAGAAGGAAATTCAGAGAGGTGAGACCAGCATTTTTGACTCCTCTTCCCTGGAGGTTTGCAATAAACTCAAGAAACTAAAAGGACACAAAGTTCAGGGATCTTGTGTAAAGAAGTGGGTATATGCCAGTTAAGCGATGCACTCTTAatttctgctgaggtcatgatctcagagttgtgagatggagcccagagtcaggctctgtgctcaccaaggagtctgcttgagattctctccctctcctgcccctcctccccttcaaataaataaatgaatgaataaaatctttaaaaagaaaagaagtgggtATACCTAAATCCATCAGATTTGGGGTTGGTATCATAAAGGGCTACACACTGAGGGTAAGAGCAAGCAAGAAATAGACCAACTCTCACAGGAACTGAAGCTTAGTTTTGAATCATCCCAACTCTTAATTGGATTAGAGTAATCTAGAATTTCTAGTATTTCTAACTTGGCTGCCTACTAGAGGCAAATATAAATTATTCCTGGAGGAAAATAACATCAACGCAAgcattaaattatttctaaaatgttgaggggtgcccgagtggctcagttaactgtctgccgactcaggtcatgatctcggggtcctggtaTAAAAcctcacattggactccctgctcagcaggagggctgcttctccctctgttcctccccccaccccacttgtgtgcactctctctccctctctctcaaataagtaaataatcttctaaaaaattattcCTAAGATTTTCATACATAATgtccaaaatgaaataaaaaacaaacaagcctaAGGAGAGGAGACATGtacaaaactcaaaaagaaaaaataatagaaataggcTTAAAGGGCATCTAGATAActgtataattctatttaatgtttcaaggaattaaaatttaaagtttgagaatttcAGCAGAAAATCAATATGATAGAATGTAAAAATGGCCATGCCCCTTGCAATGTGGCTTTGTAGCTCCACTCATCATCGAGAGATGGGGCTCACTTCCCCATCTCCTGTAACTGGGCTGGCCTTCTAATACAGGGCAGCAAAAATGACATTatgccaggggcgcctgggtggctcagtcagttaagcatctgactttggcccaatttctgatctcagggtcctgggattgagccccacctcaggctccacgctcagcggagagtctgcttctctctctgcctctgcccctcccccccattcatgctctttctgtctctcaaataaataaataaaatctttttttaaaaagagagagaaaggacacagagatggaaaatattataCAACAGAGGATCAACaagccattttttattttataaaaaaaatgaagtatggTTAATGCATAGATTGatgaaaagaaatgtgaaaagatacaaataagcaatatcagaattttttaaagatatcaccACAGATCCTACAGATACTAAGATTTTAAGATACAAGCATATAAGAGCGTATAAACTGCTTTccatcaataaattttaaaattgagattaaatagaaattttctaTTAAGTAAATTGAATCTATATTGAAAAACTTTCTCTCAAAGTAAACATCACTGGTTAACtctacaaaatatttagaaagaagtaACTCCAATCTTATACAAAAGCTTTCAGAGATAGAAGTAGATAATACTTCTGAACTTGTTTTATTAGGTTAACATAGTTATTAGGTAGACACCAAAATCTGCAAGGTTGtcacaagagaagaaaattaaaggctCTTTCACTCAGAACCATAGGTGCAAAAATCCTAAGCAAAAGATGTACAAacaaaatagagtaaaatatataaagaaacaagaaagtgcAGCCTATTTacaagggaggaaaagaaagtaacAGAAACTGCCCATGAAGAATCGTAAACATTGGACTTAATAggcaaaaactttttaaatttatttattcatgagagatacacagagagagacaggcagagacacagacagagggagaagcagactcctcacagggagcccaatgtgggactcggtccctgaacctgagatcatgccttgagctgaaggcagaagctcaaaccactgagccatccaggcttccctatttttttttttaagtagtctccatatccaccatggagcccaacacaggacttgaactcacaaccctgagatcaagacctgagctgatatcaagagtcagacccttaaccaactgagccaccctggcacccctagtCAAAAACTTCATATCAGCTGTCCGAAATTTAACAACACAACTACATCAATTAAAATTATTCAagttgagggggatccctgggtggctcagtggtttagtgcctgcctttggcccagggcgagatcctggagacctgggatagagtcccacatcgggctcccgacatggagcctgctcctccttctgcctctctctctctgtgtctttcatgaattaataaataaataaaattttttaaaagattattcaagttgaggaatagaaagagaaaagaatgaagaaaaataaggagcCTAAGAGACCTGCGGGATGCCAGCAAATATACCAACATGCGCATAATGGGAgcccaagaaagaaaggaaagagacaaaggggcagaaagaatatctgaagaaataatgccCCAGAACTTCCCAAATTCAATAATACATGAATATACATATCCAAGAAACTCAATGAATTCCAAATAAGTTAGACACAAGAGATCAATACCAAGATATAGTCTAAAATgtcaaaaatcaaagacagagaatcttgaaagcaacaagagaaaagcaacttGTCATGCACAAGGAATCCCCAGTAAGATTAACAACCAATTTCTCTTCAGAAACCGTAAGGCTAGAAGGCAGTGAGATGATGTATGTAAAGCGCTGAAAGTTTGTGGAGGCCaccaaccaagaattctatgtCCAACAAAATtatctcacaaaaaaaaaaatgaagacattcccAGACAAATAAAAGCTGGGAGTTGTTGCTAACAGGTCTATAAAGCAGGCCTATCCTACCCTATAAAGCAGGACTAAAGAGATGAAGGCACCAGGCAGTAACCCAAAGTCAcgtgaagaaataaagaacagtgCTGAACGGAATTATATAGGTAACTACCACAGCCAGCATTATTACTTTTTGGTTTGTAACTCTTTTTTAtgatatgggggaaaaaagagcttAAAACAGCAATTATAAATCCACGCTAATAGGCACACATTGTATAAAAACGTCATTTGTGCCAACATAAAGTGGAGAAGAAAGAGTTGGTAGTAATTCAAATTAGCACCACTCCCTAACTTCCAGAGGGGAGACAGGGCTAGAGTTATTAACCAATCATGCTTATGGGATCATGGGATACTCTTGAGGAATCCTCCATAAAATCCCAATACCA
Coding sequences:
- the CD244 gene encoding natural killer cell receptor 2B4, translating into MLGQALALTLLLLLQGHRGQGSAERVVGLSGQQLFLQPLGVPTKHINSAQWKVKWYLASEFSVILTWKNGSDVKYVPQTSNHFDSKLSFTTENLALLIKAVRLNHSGCYNLEVTDENGKVDNHYFQVSIFDHIEMPQILKEWRVLEGDTCQLFLSCSVSSSGNVSYAWYRGSELIQTEMNLTRSEEQVVNDSYIYTCNVSNPVSSANHTLRLTQGCPTASKQDNFVYFLVIVGICLLILFLVTLTCFCVWRRKKRQSAACRGEPLTVYEDVNHVQMGRNQEQNQNPPGEGSTIYSVIQSQSSAPTSQENNTLYALVQPSRKSESKKNQSSSFSHTIYEEVGKRQLNAQNPARLSRKELENFRIYS